One genomic segment of Streptomyces niveus includes these proteins:
- the priA gene encoding bifunctional 1-(5-phosphoribosyl)-5-((5-phosphoribosylamino)methylideneamino)imidazole-4-carboxamide isomerase/phosphoribosylanthranilate isomerase PriA, which produces MSGTPTPSSVRRLELLPAVDVRDGQAVRLVHGESGSETGYGSPLEAALAWQRAGAEWLHLVDLDAAFGTGDNRDLVAGITEAMDINVELSGGIRDDASLIAALATGCTRVNLGTAALETPEWAAEAIAEYGDRIAIGLDVRGTTLRGRGWTSEGGDLWKTLERFDAAGCARYVVTDIAKDGTLQGPNLDLLKSVCAATDRPVVASGGVSSLADLRAIASLVPEGVEGAIIGKALYAKAFTLEEALTEVSR; this is translated from the coding sequence CTCCCCGCCGTCGATGTGCGCGACGGCCAGGCCGTACGGCTCGTCCACGGCGAGTCGGGCTCCGAGACCGGCTACGGCTCACCGCTCGAAGCCGCACTCGCCTGGCAGCGCGCGGGCGCCGAGTGGCTGCATCTCGTGGACCTCGACGCGGCGTTCGGCACCGGTGACAACAGGGACCTCGTCGCCGGGATCACCGAGGCGATGGACATCAACGTCGAGCTGTCCGGCGGTATCCGCGACGACGCCTCGCTCATCGCCGCGCTCGCCACCGGCTGCACCCGCGTCAACCTCGGTACGGCGGCGCTGGAGACCCCCGAGTGGGCGGCCGAGGCCATCGCCGAGTACGGCGACAGGATCGCGATCGGCCTCGACGTACGCGGCACGACGCTGCGCGGGCGCGGCTGGACCAGCGAGGGCGGCGACCTCTGGAAGACGCTGGAGCGCTTCGACGCGGCCGGCTGCGCCCGGTACGTCGTCACCGACATCGCCAAGGACGGCACCCTCCAGGGCCCCAACCTGGACCTGCTGAAGAGCGTGTGCGCGGCCACCGACCGGCCGGTCGTCGCCTCCGGCGGCGTCTCCTCGCTCGCCGACCTGCGCGCGATCGCGTCGCTGGTGCCCGAGGGCGTGGAGGGCGCGATCATCGGCAAGGCCCTGTACGCGAAGGCGTTCACCCTGGAAGAGGCGCTTACGGAGGTGTCCCGATGA
- a CDS encoding RidA family protein — protein sequence MSENHPVGADASDGVRRISSGGPWEDAYGYSRAVQLPGGLVLVSGCTSVVDGRIAEGGPYEQAVTAFGVGIKALGELGLGAGDVVRTRMYVTHAGDADDVGRAHKELFGAVRPAASMVVVAGLIDPSLVVEIELEAFRAPSGVPGVPA from the coding sequence ATGAGCGAGAACCACCCGGTCGGCGCGGACGCGTCCGACGGCGTACGCCGCATCTCCTCCGGCGGTCCCTGGGAGGACGCCTACGGCTACTCCCGCGCCGTCCAACTGCCCGGCGGCCTCGTCCTCGTCTCCGGCTGCACCTCCGTGGTGGACGGCCGGATCGCGGAGGGCGGCCCGTACGAACAGGCCGTCACCGCCTTCGGCGTCGGCATCAAGGCGCTCGGCGAACTCGGCCTCGGCGCCGGGGACGTCGTACGCACCCGGATGTATGTCACGCACGCCGGCGACGCGGACGACGTCGGGCGCGCCCACAAGGAGTTGTTCGGCGCCGTACGGCCCGCCGCCTCGATGGTCGTCGTCGCCGGCCTCATCGACCCGAGCCTCGTGGTCGAGATCGAGCTGGAGGCCTTCCGCGCACCCTCCGGAGTCCCGGGAGTCCCGGCATGA
- the hisF gene encoding imidazole glycerol phosphate synthase subunit HisF, with translation MTLAVRVIPCLDVDNGRVVKGVNFQNLRDAGDPVEMARLYDAEGADELTFLDITASSGDRETTYDVVRRTAEQVFIPLTVGGGVRTTEDVDKLLRAGADKVGVNTAAIERPDLIREIAERFGRQVLVLSVDARRTPEGTFEVTTHGGRRGTGIDAVEWAHRAAELGAGEILLNSMDADGTKDGYDTEMIAAVRAHVTVPVIASGGAGGLGDFPPAVDAGADAVLAASVFHFGDLRISEVKRALRDAGHAVR, from the coding sequence ATGACCCTCGCCGTACGAGTCATCCCCTGCCTCGACGTGGACAACGGCCGGGTCGTCAAAGGCGTCAACTTCCAGAATCTGCGCGACGCCGGTGACCCCGTCGAGATGGCCAGGCTGTACGACGCCGAGGGCGCCGACGAGCTGACCTTCCTCGACATCACCGCCTCATCGGGTGACCGCGAGACAACGTACGACGTGGTGCGCCGCACCGCCGAGCAGGTCTTCATCCCGCTCACGGTCGGCGGCGGGGTCCGCACCACCGAGGACGTCGACAAACTGCTGCGGGCGGGCGCCGACAAGGTCGGCGTCAACACGGCCGCCATCGAACGGCCCGACCTCATCAGGGAGATCGCCGAGCGCTTCGGCCGCCAGGTCCTCGTCCTGTCGGTCGACGCGCGGCGTACGCCGGAGGGCACCTTCGAGGTCACGACGCACGGCGGGCGCCGGGGCACGGGTATCGACGCCGTGGAGTGGGCGCACCGCGCGGCCGAACTCGGCGCCGGTGAGATCCTGCTCAACTCGATGGACGCCGACGGCACGAAGGACGGCTACGACACGGAGATGATCGCGGCCGTACGCGCGCACGTCACCGTTCCCGTCATCGCCTCGGGCGGCGCGGGCGGCCTCGGGGACTTCCCGCCGGCCGTCGACGCCGGCGCCGACGCCGTACTCGCCGCCTCCGTCTTCCACTTCGGCGATCTGCGGATCTCCGAGGTCAAGAGGGCGCTGCGGGACGCGGGGCACGCGGTGCGCTGA
- a CDS encoding alpha/beta hydrolase family protein → MTAGVATAALFGGLVPGAQAAGGAPEAAAANPYERGPDPTVSSIEAARGSYAVSQTSVSSLGVSGFGGGTIYYPTSTADGTFGAVAVAPGFTATQSSMAWLGPRLASQGFVVFTIDTNSTLDQPDSRGRQLLAALDYLTRSSSVRTRIDAARLGVMGHSMGGGGTLEAAKSRTSLKAAIPLTGWNTDKSWPELRTPTLVVGADGDTVAPVATHSEPFYESLPGSLDKAYLELNGATHFTPNSSNTTIAKYSISWLKRFIDDDTRFEQFLCPLPRPSLTIEEYRGSCPLG, encoded by the coding sequence CTGACCGCCGGCGTCGCGACCGCCGCACTGTTCGGCGGGCTCGTCCCCGGCGCCCAGGCGGCCGGCGGCGCCCCCGAGGCGGCAGCCGCCAACCCGTACGAGCGCGGCCCGGACCCGACCGTGTCCAGCATCGAGGCGGCACGCGGCTCGTACGCCGTCTCGCAGACCAGCGTCTCCTCGCTCGGCGTCAGCGGCTTCGGCGGCGGCACCATCTACTACCCGACGTCCACGGCGGACGGCACCTTCGGCGCGGTGGCGGTCGCTCCCGGCTTCACCGCCACACAGTCCAGCATGGCGTGGCTCGGCCCCAGACTCGCCTCACAGGGCTTCGTCGTCTTCACCATCGACACGAACTCCACCCTCGACCAGCCGGACAGCCGGGGCCGTCAACTCCTCGCCGCGCTCGACTACTTGACGCGGTCCAGCTCGGTCCGCACCAGGATCGACGCGGCCCGGCTCGGCGTCATGGGCCACTCGATGGGCGGCGGCGGCACGCTGGAGGCCGCGAAGAGCCGTACGTCGCTGAAGGCGGCGATACCGCTGACCGGCTGGAACACCGACAAGTCCTGGCCCGAGCTGCGCACGCCCACCCTGGTCGTGGGGGCCGACGGCGACACGGTCGCCCCCGTCGCCACGCACTCGGAACCGTTCTACGAGTCGCTGCCCGGCTCGCTCGACAAGGCGTATCTGGAGCTCAACGGCGCCACCCACTTCACGCCCAACTCGTCGAACACGACGATCGCGAAGTACAGCATCTCGTGGCTGAAGCGGTTCATCGACGACGACACCCGCTTCGAGCAGTTCCTCTGCCCGCTGCCCCGGCCGAGCCTCACCATCGAGGAGTACCGGGGGAGTTGCCCCCTCGGCTGA
- a CDS encoding helix-turn-helix transcriptional regulator, whose translation MTPSTTVRSPLRLYGRSGELAILETLLARLRAGRGSTLVLTGAPGLGRTALLRHALDLSGPEAPAPGNARGVPVLLHATAAPAERLLPYSGLHTLLCSAPGPLPPPVAGIPRPDTAPTALLDLLTTLGALRPLLVCVDDAHAWDAGSRAALVFAIRRLTPARRVAVLLTAAEQHAGERDFTALPSLRLGPLDRSASRALLDRLTGGRADPGVREELLREAAGNPRLLTGLADRLTEDQLAGRGGLPQPLSGGESLLDAYAAHIDGLPDDTRLLLLFAAAAEEHEPEGAGADAAVLLRAGQLAGVDPGLLSPAETLGAVRIDGGRVHFTEPLLRRALLRRAPLARRRAVHRLLATVLDGPHRTLPRLVQRACAATGHDPALAEALARAAGPPRPHADRAAALSRAAALSTDEALRGERFAAAAEHAWLAGDPGRARALLTRVRSVPAPGRAHYVRGLIALRDGPAADAGEALLTAAELLAPHDRGRAVGALLGAAEAAWLTGDVPGYLHAMNRIGGRERPPGRSHDPALDPAPDPALDPALDPALDDFRAGMCAVLDGRTDDGRALLRACLDTGDRTGDPAVLLRSGIAALVLGEVDAACRAGARALAAVRAHGPEALLPQALEHLAYGELRAGRHARARVHAYEGLRAADRLGQRNAAAALHAVLAMAASVEGDGAACTEHAASAAADAGPHGLGQAATLATWAVARADLAAGRHTRAAARLAPLVLNGPRRGHFAALMLAVPCFVEAAVLAGRGEEARAVVPEFTAWTAWTADPQAPAQLARCHALLAPAGEAADRYEEALAHHARSSGDFERARTELLYGQWLRRQRRTREARDPLRDALVAFERCGARVWAERAAGELRAAGESVAGSGPVDLLTAQQRRVARCVAEGATNREVAVRLSVSPRTVDHHLRNVFAALGVRSRTELARLLDRDEENAANP comes from the coding sequence GTGACCCCATCGACGACCGTTCGCAGTCCGCTCCGGCTGTACGGCCGCAGCGGTGAACTCGCCATCCTGGAAACGCTGCTGGCCCGGCTGAGAGCCGGCCGGGGCTCCACCCTCGTCCTGACCGGGGCGCCGGGGCTCGGCCGTACCGCGCTCCTGCGCCACGCACTCGACTTATCCGGCCCGGAGGCACCCGCTCCCGGCAACGCTCGCGGCGTTCCCGTCCTGCTGCACGCGACCGCCGCCCCCGCCGAACGCCTGCTGCCCTACAGCGGGTTGCACACCCTCCTGTGCTCGGCGCCCGGACCGCTGCCGCCGCCCGTCGCCGGCATCCCACGCCCCGACACCGCCCCCACCGCGCTGCTCGACCTCCTGACGACCCTCGGCGCGCTCCGCCCCCTGCTGGTCTGTGTGGACGACGCGCACGCCTGGGACGCCGGGTCGAGAGCCGCGCTCGTCTTCGCGATCCGCCGGCTGACCCCCGCCCGCAGGGTCGCCGTACTGCTCACCGCCGCCGAACAGCACGCCGGAGAACGGGACTTCACCGCGCTGCCTTCGCTGCGCCTCGGCCCCCTCGACCGGTCCGCGTCCCGCGCCCTGCTCGACCGGCTGACCGGGGGCCGGGCCGATCCCGGCGTACGGGAGGAGCTGCTGCGCGAGGCCGCGGGCAACCCCCGGCTGCTCACCGGGCTCGCCGACCGCCTCACCGAGGACCAACTGGCCGGCCGGGGCGGCCTGCCGCAGCCGCTGAGCGGCGGCGAGAGCCTGCTCGACGCCTACGCCGCGCACATCGACGGGCTGCCCGACGACACCCGCCTCCTGCTGCTGTTCGCGGCGGCGGCCGAGGAGCACGAGCCCGAGGGGGCCGGCGCGGACGCCGCCGTCCTGCTGCGCGCCGGTCAACTCGCCGGGGTCGACCCCGGACTGCTGAGCCCGGCCGAGACGCTGGGCGCGGTACGGATCGACGGCGGGCGCGTCCACTTCACCGAGCCGCTGCTCCGCCGGGCCCTGCTGCGCCGCGCCCCGCTCGCCCGCCGGCGCGCCGTGCACCGACTCCTGGCCACGGTGCTCGACGGACCGCACCGGACACTGCCCAGACTCGTCCAGCGCGCCTGCGCGGCCACCGGACACGATCCGGCGCTCGCCGAGGCCCTGGCGCGCGCGGCGGGGCCGCCCCGCCCGCACGCCGACCGCGCCGCGGCCCTCAGCCGGGCCGCCGCGCTCTCCACCGACGAGGCCCTGCGCGGCGAGCGGTTCGCCGCCGCTGCCGAGCACGCCTGGCTGGCCGGTGACCCGGGACGCGCCCGCGCGCTGCTGACCCGCGTGCGCTCCGTCCCCGCGCCCGGCCGCGCCCACTACGTACGCGGGCTGATCGCCCTGCGCGACGGACCGGCCGCCGACGCGGGCGAGGCCTTGCTCACCGCCGCCGAACTGCTCGCGCCGCACGACCGGGGACGCGCCGTGGGCGCGCTGCTCGGCGCGGCGGAGGCGGCCTGGCTCACCGGCGACGTGCCCGGCTATCTGCACGCCATGAACCGGATCGGAGGGCGCGAACGGCCACCGGGCCGCAGTCACGATCCGGCTCTCGATCCGGCGCCGGATCCCGCGCTCGACCCGGCGCTCGACCCGGCGCTCGACGACTTCCGCGCGGGCATGTGCGCCGTACTCGACGGGCGTACGGACGACGGGCGGGCCCTGCTGCGCGCCTGCCTCGACACCGGCGACCGCACCGGCGACCCCGCCGTTCTGCTGCGCTCGGGCATCGCGGCCCTCGTCCTCGGCGAGGTCGACGCCGCCTGTCGGGCCGGCGCGCGGGCGCTGGCCGCCGTACGCGCCCACGGCCCCGAGGCGCTGCTGCCACAGGCCCTGGAGCACCTCGCGTACGGCGAACTGCGGGCGGGCCGCCACGCGCGGGCCCGCGTCCACGCGTACGAGGGGCTGCGCGCCGCCGACCGGCTTGGGCAGCGCAACGCCGCCGCCGCGCTGCACGCCGTACTCGCCATGGCCGCCTCGGTGGAAGGCGACGGCGCCGCCTGTACGGAGCACGCCGCGTCGGCCGCGGCCGACGCCGGGCCGCACGGTCTCGGGCAGGCCGCCACCCTCGCCACCTGGGCGGTCGCCCGCGCGGACCTGGCCGCGGGCCGCCACACACGGGCGGCGGCACGGCTCGCGCCACTGGTGCTCAACGGGCCCCGGCGCGGCCACTTCGCGGCGCTGATGCTCGCCGTGCCGTGCTTCGTGGAGGCGGCGGTTCTGGCGGGCCGGGGCGAGGAGGCGCGCGCCGTCGTCCCCGAGTTCACGGCGTGGACGGCGTGGACGGCCGACCCGCAGGCACCGGCGCAACTGGCCCGCTGTCACGCGCTGCTGGCCCCGGCGGGGGAGGCCGCCGACCGGTACGAGGAGGCGCTCGCCCACCACGCCCGGTCGAGCGGCGACTTCGAACGCGCCCGTACGGAGCTGCTGTACGGCCAGTGGCTGCGGCGACAGCGCCGGACGCGTGAGGCGCGCGACCCGCTGCGGGACGCGCTCGTCGCGTTCGAGCGGTGCGGCGCGCGGGTCTGGGCGGAACGCGCCGCCGGTGAACTCCGGGCCGCGGGGGAGTCGGTGGCCGGCTCGGGCCCGGTGGACCTGCTGACCGCCCAGCAGCGGCGCGTCGCCCGGTGCGTGGCCGAGGGCGCGACCAACCGGGAGGTGGCCGTACGCCTCTCGGTGAGCCCGCGAACGGTCGACCACCATCTGCGCAACGTCTTCGCCGCGCTGGGGGTGCGTTCACGGACGGAGTTGGCGCGATTACTGGACCGTGACGAGGAGAATGCGGCAAACCCCTAG
- a CDS encoding PucR family transcriptional regulator gives MPHVIRSRVRAPHASPVTSPVTSSVMSSAASRPARSLVDAEAVAVLHRAAQALMDDLAGLTHRLVAALREKEPAYRAAIEADPAGIWQEANRSLRLSVGSLIRPRESREAACRMSWRIGECRAEQGLPLDALLHAFRLGGAMVWQGLVDETTRRRPEDIRLLVHVAADVWSFVDEHCGLVADAYRATERRLAWRRENQQRLTVAALLDGTARIADIPDAATMLELPEEGRYVVVAASGAAVTGATGAVVGLPPGTRALRHLSSDSEQVVVLLADRAPETVNEPPYEGTCHADGELAALAAELTVPLGVRVGIGSAVTGLAALGEARRLAETALRACPRDGGVVLLDEHLPAALVVSSSRLGAALAERVLGPLDRLDPADRDLLVDTLRTWLEADGSAQRAGTRLYCHRNTVLNRLRRFEQLTGRSLARPSDVVEISLALAARRLLDI, from the coding sequence ATGCCGCATGTCATCCGCTCGCGGGTCAGGGCGCCGCACGCGTCGCCCGTCACGTCCCCGGTCACCTCGTCCGTCATGTCCTCCGCCGCGTCCCGGCCCGCCCGCTCCCTCGTGGACGCCGAGGCCGTCGCCGTACTGCACCGGGCCGCGCAGGCGCTGATGGACGATCTCGCCGGACTGACCCACCGGCTGGTCGCGGCGCTGCGCGAGAAGGAGCCGGCCTACCGCGCGGCGATCGAGGCCGACCCCGCCGGGATCTGGCAGGAGGCGAACCGCTCGCTGCGCCTCAGCGTCGGCTCCCTGATCCGGCCCCGGGAATCGCGCGAGGCCGCCTGCCGCATGTCGTGGCGGATCGGCGAGTGCCGGGCCGAACAGGGCCTGCCGCTCGACGCGTTGCTGCACGCGTTCCGGCTCGGCGGGGCGATGGTGTGGCAGGGACTCGTGGACGAGACCACCCGGCGCCGGCCCGAGGACATCCGGCTGCTCGTCCATGTCGCCGCCGACGTCTGGAGCTTCGTGGACGAACACTGCGGTCTCGTCGCCGACGCCTACCGGGCGACCGAGCGCAGGCTCGCCTGGCGACGCGAGAACCAGCAGCGGCTGACGGTCGCGGCGCTCCTCGACGGCACCGCGCGCATCGCCGACATCCCCGACGCCGCGACGATGCTGGAACTGCCCGAGGAGGGGCGTTACGTCGTGGTGGCCGCCTCCGGGGCCGCTGTCACGGGTGCCACGGGCGCCGTGGTGGGTCTGCCGCCGGGGACGCGCGCGCTGCGGCACCTGTCGTCCGACTCCGAACAGGTCGTCGTCCTGCTGGCCGACCGCGCCCCGGAGACGGTGAACGAGCCGCCGTACGAGGGGACTTGTCACGCCGACGGTGAACTCGCCGCACTCGCGGCCGAGTTGACCGTGCCTCTGGGTGTGCGTGTCGGCATCGGCTCGGCCGTCACCGGGCTCGCGGCCCTCGGTGAGGCGCGCAGGCTCGCGGAGACCGCGCTGCGCGCCTGCCCGCGTGACGGCGGCGTCGTCCTGCTGGACGAACATCTGCCGGCCGCGCTGGTCGTCTCCTCGTCCCGGCTGGGCGCGGCCCTCGCCGAGCGGGTGCTCGGTCCGCTGGACCGGCTCGACCCGGCGGACCGCGATCTCCTGGTCGACACGCTCAGGACCTGGCTGGAGGCGGACGGTTCGGCCCAGCGCGCAGGCACCCGGCTCTACTGTCACCGCAACACCGTCCTCAACCGGCTGCGCCGCTTCGAGCAGTTGACCGGCCGTTCGCTGGCGCGGCCCTCCGACGTGGTCGAGATCTCCCTCGCGCTGGCGGCCAGGCGCCTGCTCGACATCTGA
- a CDS encoding ArsR/SmtB family transcription factor, which produces MAANDPRRIDDLDTLKAFGHPLRMKLYRALYISRTATASQLAEQVDEAVSLVSYHLRKLADHGLIEEAPTQGRDGRERWWQTASEGLSFHDEDFRDAPEKVATHAAIGRLSFEQHGELYRAYMDSHSAWSPQWRSAAFSSEFLGPFTPAELARLSEEMHELIKRHTDAARAEQDAGDTEGRENVALHVYGFPFRQQ; this is translated from the coding sequence ATGGCAGCCAACGACCCCCGCAGAATCGACGACCTGGACACCCTCAAGGCGTTCGGTCACCCCCTGCGGATGAAGCTCTACCGCGCGCTGTACATCTCCCGTACGGCCACCGCGTCGCAGCTCGCGGAGCAGGTCGACGAGGCCGTCTCGCTCGTCAGCTACCACCTGCGCAAGCTCGCCGACCACGGGCTGATCGAGGAAGCGCCGACGCAGGGCAGGGACGGGCGCGAACGGTGGTGGCAGACGGCGTCCGAAGGGCTGTCCTTCCATGACGAGGACTTCCGCGACGCGCCCGAGAAGGTCGCCACGCACGCCGCCATCGGCCGGTTGTCCTTCGAGCAGCACGGGGAGCTGTACCGCGCCTACATGGACAGCCACTCCGCCTGGTCGCCGCAGTGGCGCAGCGCCGCCTTCAGCAGCGAGTTCCTCGGTCCGTTCACGCCCGCCGAACTGGCGCGGCTGAGCGAGGAGATGCACGAGCTGATCAAGCGGCACACGGACGCGGCGCGGGCCGAGCAGGACGCCGGAGACACCGAGGGCCGCGAGAACGTCGCGCTGCACGTCTACGGATTCCCGTTCCGGCAGCAGTGA
- a CDS encoding MFS transporter: MSETAIPRTTESAPAPAVAPAPAPLPKRERPAHRDANVLRWLAAYTMSMVGDSVYYTALAWAAARSGSPTQAGIVLAVGAVPRAVLMLGGGVLADRWGPRRVVIGSDAARCVVILAIAAVLFFTAPGLWLLIAVALVFGVVDALFLPAVGALPPRITTAGQLARVQGLRGLAARVANVTGGPLGGLLVAFGGSAGAFAVAGGLFAVSLVLLVSVRMAPLPAHDPTRTDSEPAPPAASAWSELTDGLRYIRRHRVLGPLMLVIALSELGFVGPLNLGLVLLAQERGWGAGGMGWIVAAFGVGAAVASLLLAVRGSLPRAGLVLCLSVVAGSLAVAAVAYVPTITLAAVAGLLVGLLAGLGGGLCGALTQTVTEPGYLGRVTSVATLFTLGIAPLSHPVTGAAVGLWGTGPVFAVSAAVCAAGGALGLAFAALRRAELPGARA, translated from the coding sequence ATGAGCGAGACGGCCATACCCCGAACCACCGAATCCGCACCCGCGCCCGCCGTCGCACCCGCACCCGCGCCTTTGCCGAAGCGCGAACGGCCCGCCCACCGTGACGCGAACGTCCTGCGCTGGCTCGCGGCGTACACCATGTCGATGGTCGGCGACAGCGTCTACTACACGGCGCTGGCCTGGGCCGCCGCCCGCTCCGGCAGTCCCACCCAGGCCGGGATCGTGCTGGCCGTGGGCGCCGTGCCACGCGCCGTCCTGATGCTCGGCGGGGGAGTGCTCGCCGACCGGTGGGGCCCGCGCCGGGTCGTCATCGGCAGCGACGCCGCGCGCTGCGTGGTGATCCTCGCCATCGCCGCGGTCCTGTTCTTCACCGCACCGGGTCTCTGGCTGCTGATCGCCGTCGCTCTGGTCTTCGGCGTCGTGGACGCCCTCTTCCTGCCCGCCGTCGGCGCTCTGCCGCCCCGGATCACCACCGCCGGGCAGCTCGCCAGGGTGCAGGGCCTGCGCGGACTGGCGGCGCGCGTGGCCAACGTGACCGGGGGACCGCTCGGCGGGCTCCTCGTCGCGTTCGGCGGATCCGCGGGGGCGTTCGCCGTGGCGGGCGGACTCTTCGCCGTATCGCTGGTCCTGCTCGTCTCCGTACGGATGGCGCCCCTGCCCGCTCACGACCCCACGCGGACCGACAGCGAACCGGCACCCCCGGCGGCGAGTGCCTGGAGTGAACTCACCGACGGTCTGCGCTACATCCGCCGCCACCGGGTCCTCGGCCCGCTGATGCTCGTCATCGCGCTCAGCGAGCTGGGCTTCGTCGGCCCGCTCAACCTCGGCCTCGTCCTGCTCGCCCAGGAACGGGGCTGGGGCGCCGGCGGCATGGGCTGGATCGTCGCCGCCTTCGGTGTCGGCGCCGCCGTCGCCTCCCTGCTGCTGGCGGTGCGCGGAAGCCTGCCCCGCGCGGGGCTGGTCCTGTGCCTCTCCGTCGTCGCCGGCTCCCTCGCCGTCGCCGCCGTCGCCTACGTACCCACCATCACGCTCGCCGCCGTGGCGGGCCTCCTCGTCGGGCTGCTCGCCGGCCTCGGCGGCGGGCTCTGCGGGGCGCTGACGCAGACGGTCACCGAACCCGGGTACCTCGGTCGGGTGACATCGGTGGCCACCCTCTTCACGCTCGGCATCGCACCGCTCAGCCACCCGGTGACCGGTGCCGCCGTCGGACTCTGGGGCACCGGCCCGGTCTTCGCCGTCAGCGCCGCCGTCTGCGCGGCGGGCGGCGCGCTCGGCCTGGCCTTCGCCGCCCTGCGCCGCGCCGAACTGCCCGGCGCCCGGGCGTGA
- a CDS encoding TIGR03085 family metal-binding protein: MSTHAKRERLLLADLLEAAGPDAPTLCEGWNARDLAVHVVVRERRPDAAGGQLIGPLRNRLERVRGEYLAKPYEELIQLIRTGPPRMSPFGIKQLDEAANTVEFYVHAEDVRRAQPDWTPRELDKVFSDALWARLEKGARMMGRKSPVGLVLRRPDGQTAVAHRGSPVVTVTGEPSELLLYVFGRQEAARVEVEGEKEAVDKVQRAKLGM, encoded by the coding sequence ATGTCGACCCATGCAAAGCGTGAACGACTTCTGCTCGCCGACCTGTTGGAGGCGGCGGGCCCCGACGCCCCGACTCTGTGCGAGGGCTGGAACGCCCGTGATCTCGCCGTGCACGTGGTGGTGCGCGAGCGACGCCCCGACGCCGCGGGGGGACAGCTCATCGGCCCGCTCAGGAACCGGCTGGAGCGGGTGCGGGGGGAGTATCTGGCGAAGCCGTACGAAGAGCTGATCCAGCTCATCCGTACGGGACCGCCCAGGATGTCGCCCTTCGGGATCAAGCAGCTCGACGAGGCGGCGAACACCGTCGAGTTCTACGTCCACGCCGAGGACGTACGGCGGGCACAGCCCGACTGGACGCCCCGTGAGCTGGACAAGGTCTTCTCGGACGCGCTGTGGGCGCGGCTGGAGAAGGGCGCCCGGATGATGGGCCGTAAATCGCCGGTCGGTCTGGTGCTGCGCCGTCCGGACGGCCAGACGGCGGTCGCGCACCGGGGCTCGCCGGTGGTGACGGTCACCGGGGAGCCGAGTGAGCTGCTGCTGTACGTCTTCGGCCGGCAGGAAGCGGCCCGCGTGGAGGTCGAGGGCGAGAAGGAAGCGGTCGACAAGGTGCAGCGGGCGAAGCTCGGGATGTAG
- the hisI gene encoding phosphoribosyl-AMP cyclohydrolase, translating to MTSATEGSVPASGLDPAIAARLKRGADGLIPAVAQQYDTGEVLMLGWMDDEALHRTLTTGRGTYWSRSRREYWVKGDTSGHVQHVRSVALDCDADTILLKVDQVGAACHTGDRTCFDADVLLPTTTATGPLGH from the coding sequence ATGACCAGCGCGACCGAGGGCTCAGTCCCCGCCAGTGGCCTCGACCCCGCCATCGCCGCCCGGCTCAAGCGCGGCGCCGACGGGCTGATCCCGGCCGTCGCCCAGCAGTACGACACCGGCGAGGTGCTGATGCTGGGCTGGATGGACGACGAGGCCCTGCACCGCACCCTGACCACAGGACGCGGCACCTACTGGTCCCGCAGCCGCCGCGAGTACTGGGTCAAGGGCGACACCTCCGGCCATGTCCAGCACGTCAGGTCCGTCGCGCTCGACTGCGACGCCGACACGATCCTCCTCAAGGTCGACCAGGTGGGCGCCGCCTGTCACACGGGCGACCGGACCTGCTTCGACGCGGACGTCCTCCTGCCGACGACGACGGCCACCGGCCCCTTGGGCCACTAA